A single region of the Kocuria rosea genome encodes:
- a CDS encoding HNH endonuclease signature motif containing protein: MTTTAGRPRSPEEVLGEDTAVADREYAGAVTELVEDARAEARAAGRQLRVIHRMWQLQEQAHDRRRAARARWSNERARSRGQHVPEPEKRTVLDVADEIGPALRLPAGTAVRRVENAVLLAESLPRVLQALESGAIAPRQTEVIVDLWRDLVGVTGRPPEQRPLGEAVSRVVDELLEKAPTATASQLRALARRWRAWLLAGSQEDRHRLARRGRRVWIEPEEDGMARLCALLDAATAHAVHARLASIAARVDPHSPSSDLAGSACGGQGVAEGRGPDDDRSCWEDGPRTAGQLRADVLAALLLDGEPACMPEHLRGIRGQVTVTVPVLSLLEHSAQTPDRGSPGRSPDGDGLPGGSPDGGALPGRSPGGHAVPGESSNGDGLPGRSCSAGGATGRGGPAGSPGCAELAGYGPIPVSVAERIAAGAGSWSRVLTHPVTGTVLDHDRTTYAVPADLKRRLRARDGTCRFPGCRRRAERCDLDHTVAWVEGGPTAADNLAHLCRHHHVLKHRDGPLGRWRVRHRRRESPEGVLEWTSPAGRVHVTYPQQHHHPVLSPLRIADDLPVDGGPPAEQAPDEPSPAAVLWTPRRTVPSGARPHQVRPHGVRQDDDPPPF, from the coding sequence ATGACCACTACCGCCGGCCGGCCGCGGAGCCCGGAGGAGGTCCTCGGGGAGGACACGGCCGTTGCCGACCGTGAGTACGCCGGTGCTGTGACGGAGCTGGTCGAGGACGCCCGGGCGGAGGCACGGGCTGCGGGCCGGCAGCTGCGGGTGATCCACCGGATGTGGCAGCTGCAGGAGCAGGCGCACGATCGGCGACGGGCGGCCCGGGCACGCTGGTCGAACGAGCGAGCCCGCAGTCGTGGGCAGCACGTCCCGGAACCGGAGAAGCGCACGGTGCTGGACGTGGCCGACGAGATCGGCCCGGCGCTGCGGCTGCCGGCGGGTACGGCGGTGCGCCGTGTGGAGAACGCGGTCCTGCTCGCCGAGAGCCTGCCCCGGGTCCTGCAGGCCCTCGAGTCCGGGGCGATCGCCCCGCGCCAGACCGAGGTGATCGTGGACCTGTGGCGGGACCTGGTGGGTGTGACCGGTCGGCCGCCCGAGCAGCGGCCGCTCGGCGAGGCCGTGTCCCGTGTCGTGGACGAGCTGCTGGAGAAGGCCCCGACGGCCACCGCGTCGCAGCTCCGGGCGCTGGCCCGGAGGTGGCGGGCCTGGCTGCTGGCCGGGTCCCAGGAGGACCGTCACCGGCTGGCCCGCCGGGGGCGCAGGGTGTGGATAGAACCCGAGGAGGACGGCATGGCGCGGCTGTGCGCGCTCCTGGACGCGGCCACCGCCCACGCGGTCCACGCCCGTCTCGCGTCCATCGCCGCCCGTGTGGATCCGCACAGCCCGTCGTCGGACTTGGCCGGGTCCGCGTGTGGCGGCCAGGGCGTCGCTGAGGGCCGGGGCCCGGACGACGACCGGAGCTGCTGGGAGGACGGGCCGCGCACGGCAGGGCAGCTGCGCGCGGACGTGCTCGCCGCACTGCTGCTGGACGGCGAGCCCGCCTGCATGCCGGAGCACCTGCGCGGGATCCGCGGGCAGGTCACGGTCACCGTTCCCGTGCTTTCGCTGCTGGAGCACAGCGCACAGACTCCCGACCGCGGATCCCCCGGCCGGTCGCCCGACGGAGACGGGCTTCCCGGAGGATCACCCGACGGAGGCGCGCTCCCCGGCAGATCACCCGGCGGACACGCGGTCCCCGGTGAATCATCCAACGGAGACGGGCTCCCCGGCCGATCATGCAGCGCCGGCGGAGCCACCGGCCGCGGCGGGCCTGCTGGGAGCCCGGGCTGCGCGGAGCTGGCCGGCTACGGGCCGATCCCGGTGAGCGTGGCCGAGCGGATCGCCGCCGGCGCCGGGTCCTGGTCGAGGGTTCTGACACATCCGGTCACCGGCACCGTCCTGGACCACGACCGCACCACGTACGCCGTGCCGGCCGATCTCAAGCGCCGGCTGCGAGCGAGGGACGGCACCTGCCGGTTCCCCGGATGCCGGCGCCGTGCCGAGCGCTGCGACCTCGACCACACCGTGGCCTGGGTCGAGGGCGGGCCGACCGCCGCGGACAACCTCGCCCATCTGTGCCGTCACCACCACGTCCTCAAGCACCGGGACGGCCCGCTCGGGCGCTGGCGGGTCCGGCACCGCCGCCGGGAGTCCCCGGAGGGCGTCCTGGAATGGACCTCACCGGCAGGACGCGTCCACGTGACCTACCCCCAGCAGCACCACCACCCCGTGCTCTCGCCGCTGCGGATCGCCGACGACCTGCCCGTCGACGGCGGCCCCCCGGCAGAGCAGGCACCGGACGAGCCGTCACCGGCTGCGGTCCTGTGGACACCCCGCAGGACCGTGCCCTCCGGCGCCCGGCCTCACCAGGTCCGCCCCCACGGGGTCCGGCAGGACGACGACCCGCCCCCGTTCTGA
- a CDS encoding threonine/serine ThrE exporter family protein — protein sequence MVTDQRAPLRPFAAYPSSDGAEEPDLHVVEPFGPGGDTTLTGAARPVARHGAGLPTVRPTEDQAQHARRRAGTTVLDIVPDAPQALPVLSMSLIRRHGDTPEPEKRRELLSAAETVPLPASARRRRRTGTDTVPVSRPETTTIGPLPAPGKSSDRMQRGAYPSTRAQGARPGGRARLRSILQGEAAPTAPMRVVERLNASPFANLRRFGESTSRQARRTLNFALRLAETMFHYGADALDVENAIIAVCATYGVENVEVDITNQAVTINYIADDQPDGGDTRTREDVFNDPDTNSHTVMRVVRSWTDNYAGLAETHQLVADITGGEMPRGEAERRLEAINAKPKPYPRWMVRAATAAAAMTITVGIGGGVLGALVAGLSSVVNQVVAHRLGVWRIPEFFTMAAQSGILTTMALLMSWAGVDLSPARVIAGGIILLLPTTRMVSTMQDAINGFPVTAAGRLLSTSMAFLGIVAGIAGGISVAGYAGMPRVDVSQSAFDPVGPLTNSVFMLIATGLIAVTMQAKPRHVLSTVAAALGGLVVYHTGMAAGLGSRLDTALAAITSGCVATVLAARHRIPQLVLAIPAMTFLLPGLSIFRGMYTITVETDTYGPGIVGLVNAMASIVALASGVVLGKYLMRPFVGHLNGTSSRRNRRR from the coding sequence GTGGTGACCGACCAGCGCGCCCCCCTGCGCCCGTTCGCCGCCTACCCCTCGTCGGACGGGGCCGAGGAGCCCGACCTCCACGTCGTCGAGCCCTTCGGCCCCGGCGGGGACACGACGCTCACGGGCGCCGCCCGCCCGGTCGCCCGGCACGGCGCGGGCCTGCCCACGGTGCGCCCCACCGAGGACCAGGCCCAGCACGCCCGGCGCCGCGCCGGGACCACCGTGCTCGACATCGTGCCCGACGCCCCGCAGGCGCTGCCCGTGCTCAGCATGAGCCTGATCCGCCGGCACGGGGACACCCCCGAGCCGGAGAAGCGCCGCGAGCTGCTCTCCGCCGCCGAGACCGTGCCCCTGCCGGCGTCGGCGCGCCGGCGGCGCCGCACCGGCACCGACACGGTCCCCGTCTCCCGCCCGGAGACGACGACGATCGGACCGCTCCCGGCTCCCGGCAAGAGCTCCGACCGGATGCAGCGGGGCGCCTACCCGTCCACCCGGGCGCAGGGGGCCCGGCCCGGCGGGCGCGCCCGGCTGCGCTCCATCCTGCAGGGGGAGGCCGCCCCGACCGCCCCCATGCGCGTGGTGGAACGGCTCAACGCCTCGCCCTTCGCCAATCTGCGCCGGTTCGGGGAGTCCACCAGCCGGCAGGCTCGGCGCACCCTGAACTTCGCGCTGCGGCTCGCGGAGACCATGTTCCACTACGGCGCGGACGCCCTCGACGTCGAGAACGCCATCATCGCCGTGTGCGCCACCTACGGGGTCGAGAACGTCGAGGTGGACATCACCAACCAGGCCGTGACGATCAACTACATCGCCGACGACCAGCCGGACGGCGGGGACACCCGGACCCGCGAGGACGTCTTCAACGACCCGGACACCAACAGCCACACGGTCATGCGGGTCGTGCGCTCCTGGACGGACAACTACGCGGGGCTGGCCGAGACGCACCAGCTGGTCGCGGACATCACGGGCGGTGAGATGCCCCGCGGGGAGGCGGAGCGGCGCCTGGAGGCGATCAACGCCAAGCCCAAGCCCTATCCGCGGTGGATGGTGCGGGCCGCCACGGCCGCCGCGGCGATGACCATCACCGTCGGCATCGGCGGGGGAGTGCTGGGTGCGCTCGTGGCCGGTCTGTCCTCGGTCGTCAACCAGGTCGTGGCGCACCGGCTGGGCGTCTGGCGGATCCCCGAGTTCTTCACCATGGCCGCCCAGTCGGGGATCCTCACCACGATGGCCCTGCTGATGTCCTGGGCCGGTGTCGACCTGTCCCCGGCACGGGTCATCGCGGGCGGGATCATCCTGCTCCTGCCCACCACCCGCATGGTCTCCACCATGCAGGACGCGATCAACGGGTTCCCCGTCACGGCGGCCGGGCGGCTGCTCTCCACGTCCATGGCGTTCCTCGGCATCGTGGCCGGCATCGCCGGCGGCATCTCCGTGGCCGGCTACGCCGGCATGCCCCGGGTCGACGTCTCGCAGAGCGCCTTCGACCCGGTGGGCCCGCTGACCAACTCCGTGTTCATGCTGATCGCCACCGGGCTCATCGCGGTCACGATGCAGGCCAAGCCCCGTCACGTGCTCTCGACCGTGGCCGCCGCCCTCGGCGGTCTCGTGGTCTACCACACCGGCATGGCCGCCGGCCTGGGCTCCCGCCTGGACACGGCGCTCGCGGCGATCACCAGCGGGTGCGTGGCGACCGTGCTGGCGGCCCGGCACCGGATTCCCCAGCTGGTCCTGGCGATCCCCGCGATGACCTTCCTGTTGCCCGGGCTGTCCATCTTCCGCGGCATGTACACCATCACCGTGGAGACGGACACCTACGGCCCCGGGATCGTGGGGCTCGTCAACGCGATGGCCTCCATCGTGGCCCTGGCCTCCGGAGTGGTGCTCGGCAAGTACCTCATGCGGCCCTTCGTGGGGCACCTCAACGGCACCAGTTCCCGGCGCAACCGGCGCCGCTGA
- a CDS encoding lipid II:glycine glycyltransferase FemX, translating to MREFTARFATAQEIEAWDTQVTANPHGGNLLQSASFADVKADHGWRPLHLVHEPADGGQASYNLVLEKAVPALGKLWYMIKGPDVASVDDIPGIAAASARLVAEQRLNVFAIKIEPDVLDSDYARGVLARAGLKKSFNIQPNDSTAVLDTDRDEEAVLKSLHSRGRNAVRRALREGCTVERVELTEQNMRRMYALMDTVGQGDANVNLRSYEYYAKFWTAFEQAGQGRLYFTYEDGEPSVGAYVIAYGTKGTYKDGGSKPRRRQYGDSHLLQWTAITDLMREHGIVEYDFCGTPPSDQLKNKEHPYYGLGLFKTSFTKTVVDFVGVHDQVLSPAKYAVWTNVAEKVQRQLWVRRTGQPFY from the coding sequence TTGCGAGAGTTCACCGCACGCTTCGCCACCGCCCAGGAGATCGAGGCCTGGGACACCCAGGTCACGGCGAACCCGCACGGCGGCAACCTGCTGCAGTCGGCGTCCTTCGCGGACGTCAAGGCGGACCACGGCTGGCGGCCCCTGCACCTCGTGCACGAGCCCGCCGACGGCGGACAGGCGTCCTACAACCTCGTCCTCGAGAAGGCGGTGCCCGCCCTCGGCAAGCTCTGGTACATGATCAAGGGCCCGGACGTCGCCTCCGTCGACGACATCCCCGGGATCGCCGCGGCCAGTGCCCGGCTCGTGGCCGAGCAGCGGCTGAACGTCTTCGCGATCAAGATCGAGCCGGACGTCCTGGACTCCGACTACGCCCGCGGCGTGCTCGCGCGGGCCGGGCTGAAGAAGTCCTTCAACATCCAGCCCAACGACTCCACGGCGGTCCTCGACACCGACCGGGACGAGGAGGCCGTGCTGAAGTCGCTGCACTCCCGCGGGCGCAACGCCGTCCGGCGGGCCCTGCGCGAGGGCTGCACCGTCGAACGCGTCGAGCTGACCGAGCAGAACATGCGCCGGATGTACGCGCTCATGGACACCGTGGGGCAGGGGGACGCGAACGTGAACCTGCGCTCCTACGAGTACTACGCGAAGTTCTGGACGGCGTTCGAGCAGGCCGGCCAGGGGCGGCTGTACTTCACCTACGAGGACGGCGAGCCCTCGGTGGGCGCCTACGTCATCGCCTACGGCACCAAGGGCACCTACAAGGACGGCGGCTCGAAGCCCCGGCGCCGCCAGTACGGTGACTCCCACCTGCTGCAGTGGACCGCGATCACGGACCTCATGCGGGAGCACGGGATCGTCGAGTACGACTTCTGCGGCACCCCGCCGAGCGACCAGCTCAAGAACAAGGAGCACCCCTACTACGGTCTGGGTCTGTTCAAGACGAGCTTCACCAAGACCGTGGTCGACTTCGTGGGCGTCCACGACCAGGTCCTGAGCCCCGCCAAGTACGCGGTGTGGACCAATGTGGCCGAGAAGGTCCAGCGCCAGCTGTGGGTCCGCCGCACGGGCCAGCCCTTCTACTGA
- the murJ gene encoding murein biosynthesis integral membrane protein MurJ: MGGPGGRWSIARAAVLVTGLTAVSTVLGFARDVVVGAVFGAGAELDAWLVAQGVLNVVLGLIAWAMARSVTPVTSREAARERADGTGCRGHRGFEVSLTVTVVLLGLAAVVTGLLAEPVTALLAPGFDDAQTATAASLTRIVLVATVLVAGTDLLASLVQAHGRFAWSSLQGVPFNLVMIAAAGLFGPRYGVSALAVGYVVGSAARLLMQVPPVRALGSRLRPRWDLRDPGFREIARLVPPMLVGNAVVNINTLVDRAVGSTLEDGTITALTYGWRLVDLPETLVIAALLVPLYPALGASADDRPELRRLVDRGLSVVVTVLAPVCAVFVVAAGPLVATAFGHGAFDDGDVAATATAVAWYAPALLALGFRQVVVRASYAIGDSRGPVVVAVLAMVVNVVGDVLLAPVLGLAGIAAATTASLVVAALLNAWLLHRRHAGLDARATTALVARALVLAAVAGAAGLGAREALAELPSFVLAALCAAVVGGTYLLGLVVLRAPERLLVGETLRTLRRRR, translated from the coding sequence GTGGGTGGACCGGGCGGGCGCTGGAGCATCGCCCGCGCCGCGGTCCTCGTGACCGGACTGACCGCCGTCTCCACCGTGCTGGGATTCGCCCGGGACGTCGTCGTCGGCGCCGTCTTCGGCGCGGGCGCCGAGCTCGACGCGTGGCTGGTGGCCCAAGGCGTGCTGAACGTCGTCCTCGGCCTGATCGCCTGGGCGATGGCGCGCTCCGTGACCCCCGTGACCTCGCGGGAGGCCGCCCGGGAGCGCGCCGACGGCACGGGGTGCCGCGGCCACCGCGGCTTCGAGGTCTCCCTCACCGTCACCGTGGTCCTCCTCGGCCTGGCCGCCGTGGTGACGGGGCTGCTCGCGGAACCGGTGACGGCCCTGCTCGCCCCCGGGTTCGACGACGCCCAGACCGCCACGGCCGCCTCGCTCACCCGGATCGTCCTCGTCGCGACGGTGCTCGTGGCCGGCACGGACCTGCTGGCCTCGCTCGTCCAGGCCCACGGCCGTTTCGCGTGGTCCTCCCTGCAGGGCGTCCCGTTCAACCTCGTCATGATCGCCGCGGCAGGTCTGTTCGGGCCCCGGTACGGCGTCTCGGCGCTCGCCGTGGGCTACGTGGTGGGCTCGGCGGCGCGGCTGCTGATGCAGGTGCCCCCCGTGCGGGCGCTCGGCTCCCGGCTCCGGCCCCGGTGGGACCTGCGGGACCCGGGCTTCCGGGAGATCGCCCGGCTCGTGCCGCCCATGCTGGTGGGCAACGCCGTGGTCAACATCAACACCCTCGTCGACCGGGCGGTGGGCTCCACCCTCGAGGACGGCACGATCACGGCGCTGACCTACGGCTGGCGCCTGGTCGACCTGCCGGAGACCCTCGTCATCGCGGCCCTGCTCGTCCCCCTGTACCCGGCCCTGGGCGCCTCCGCGGACGACCGGCCCGAGCTGCGCCGGCTCGTCGACCGCGGGCTGTCCGTGGTCGTCACCGTGCTCGCCCCGGTGTGCGCGGTGTTCGTGGTCGCGGCCGGACCCCTCGTCGCCACGGCCTTCGGGCACGGCGCGTTCGACGACGGGGACGTCGCGGCGACGGCCACCGCGGTCGCCTGGTACGCGCCGGCGCTGCTCGCGCTCGGCTTCCGCCAGGTGGTGGTCCGCGCGTCCTACGCCATCGGCGACTCCCGCGGGCCCGTGGTCGTGGCGGTGCTGGCGATGGTCGTCAACGTGGTCGGCGACGTCCTGCTGGCCCCGGTGCTGGGCCTCGCCGGCATCGCCGCGGCCACGACCGCGTCCCTGGTCGTGGCGGCGCTGCTCAACGCGTGGCTGCTGCACCGGCGGCACGCCGGGCTGGACGCCAGGGCGACGACGGCACTGGTGGCGCGGGCGCTCGTGCTGGCGGCCGTCGCCGGCGCCGCAGGGCTGGGTGCGCGGGAGGCGCTGGCGGAGCTGCCCTCGTTCGTGCTCGCGGCGCTCTGCGCCGCCGTGGTGGGCGGGACGTACCTGCTCGGGCTCGTCGTGCTGCGGGCTCCCGAGCGCCTGCTCGTGGGCGAGACGCTGCGGACGCTGCGCCGGAGGCGCTGA
- a CDS encoding ATP-grasp domain-containing protein: protein MTADRPPLDHRRREPERAAQAPRRALVVGTGRDRGALAAARALERAGWHVGVGTPDGPGMLGATRAAAARHEVPRPRGDGARFIDGVRRAVAEGSYDVVFGAGDDWMAAVSAYRQHLPAAVAHPGPDVVAEALDKVGLADRAARAGLAAPRTLAATDEALAAWDGPLVVKCRAHWAPGQTRPHRIEAKLFPDGPAAAGQVRRIREAGAEPVLQVPVRGTLGALIGVHHDGRLRGRVQQTTSRLWPTPNGVSARAQTVPVDEELAARAEVLLRDLGWWGLVELQFLSGDDGVPQLIDLNGRFFGSMALAEAARPGLADAWGRLVLGAPVPELPDARPGVRYAWLAGDLRRASVERRGGLAADVADTLRWGRGAQHSVWDLRDPGPTWHLATWRLRNGARSG, encoded by the coding sequence ATGACCGCCGATCGACCACCGCTCGACCACCGCCGCCGGGAGCCGGAGCGCGCCGCGCAGGCCCCGCGGCGGGCCCTCGTCGTGGGCACGGGCCGGGACCGGGGGGCCCTCGCGGCGGCGCGCGCCCTCGAACGGGCGGGCTGGCACGTGGGCGTCGGCACCCCGGACGGACCGGGCATGCTCGGCGCCACGCGGGCGGCCGCGGCCCGCCACGAGGTGCCCCGCCCGCGCGGGGACGGCGCCCGCTTCATCGACGGGGTCCGCCGGGCGGTCGCGGAGGGGTCCTACGACGTCGTCTTCGGCGCCGGCGACGACTGGATGGCCGCGGTCTCGGCCTACCGCCAGCACCTCCCGGCGGCGGTGGCGCACCCGGGCCCGGACGTGGTCGCGGAGGCCCTCGACAAGGTCGGGCTCGCGGACCGGGCGGCCCGGGCGGGCCTCGCCGCCCCCCGGACGCTGGCGGCCACGGACGAGGCGCTCGCCGCCTGGGACGGCCCGCTCGTCGTCAAGTGCCGGGCGCACTGGGCGCCCGGGCAGACCCGGCCCCACCGCATCGAGGCCAAGCTCTTCCCGGACGGCCCCGCCGCCGCCGGACAGGTGCGGCGGATCCGCGAGGCCGGTGCCGAGCCGGTGCTGCAGGTGCCCGTGCGCGGCACCCTCGGGGCCCTCATCGGGGTCCACCACGACGGCCGCCTGCGCGGCCGGGTGCAGCAGACCACCTCCCGGCTGTGGCCCACGCCCAACGGCGTCTCGGCCCGTGCGCAGACGGTGCCCGTCGACGAGGAGCTCGCGGCGCGCGCCGAGGTGCTGCTGCGCGACCTGGGCTGGTGGGGCCTCGTGGAGCTGCAGTTCCTCAGCGGGGACGACGGCGTCCCGCAGCTCATCGACCTCAACGGCCGCTTCTTCGGCTCGATGGCCCTGGCCGAGGCCGCCCGCCCCGGGCTGGCCGACGCGTGGGGCCGGCTGGTGCTCGGCGCGCCCGTGCCGGAGCTGCCGGACGCCCGCCCCGGGGTCCGCTACGCCTGGCTCGCCGGGGACCTGCGGCGGGCCTCCGTGGAGCGCCGCGGCGGTCTGGCCGCGGACGTCGCCGACACCCTCCGCTGGGGCCGCGGCGCCCAGCACAGCGTGTGGGACCTGCGCGATCCCGGACCCACGTGGCACCTGGCCACCTGGCGGCTCAGGAACGGCGCCCGCTCCGGGTAG
- a CDS encoding HPr family phosphocarrier protein has product MAERTATIASSVGLHARPAAIFAEAAGEYDLDITIAAEGEPEDEAMDASSVLSLMSLGAGQGDKVVLRAEGAGADDALDALVQILETDHDAE; this is encoded by the coding sequence ATGGCAGAACGCACCGCCACCATCGCCTCGTCCGTCGGCCTGCACGCCCGTCCCGCCGCGATCTTCGCCGAGGCCGCCGGGGAGTACGACCTCGACATCACGATCGCCGCCGAGGGCGAGCCCGAGGACGAGGCGATGGACGCCTCGAGCGTGCTGTCCCTCATGTCCCTCGGCGCCGGCCAGGGGGACAAGGTCGTCCTCCGCGCCGAGGGCGCGGGCGCCGACGACGCGCTCGACGCGCTCGTGCAGATCCTCGAGACGGACCACGACGCCGAGTAG
- the ptsP gene encoding phosphoenolpyruvate--protein phosphotransferase: protein MQTLTGVGVCAGRVIGELVSMPEPVSEPAAGLMLRDEEPEAAVARLHTAAAAVKAELKRRAEVATEKDAADVLKSTALMAGDKALLKNAAKLVNGKGLAPERALWEAASDYADQMRALGGYMAERAADIEDVRARLVSQLQGLPMPGVPQRDVPFVLTAEDLAPADTATLDPEMVLALVTSGGGPQSHTAILARNLGLPAVVAARGVEALADGTRVFVDGATGEIRTEPGADEQELVEAWVRSAAAREAFDGRGVLSDGTEIPLLANVGTPEDARTAAAAGAQGVGLLRTEFCFLGRDKEPSVEEQVEQYTAILESFAGKKVVVRTLDAGADKPLPFLTDTAEPNPALGVRGYRTDRSVPGVLARQLEAIALAEKATDADVWVMAPMIATPSEARDFAVMATAAGLRVPGVMVETPSAAVTADQILRHVKFVSLGTNDLTQYTMAADRMMGSLAELNNPWQPAVLRMIRYTVEGARRAESEGAGPRNVGVCGEAAADPALAVVLVGLGVHTLSMSPRGLAAVAAVLRSVDLATAQALAEVAIEQPSAEEAAAAVRTELSVLAELGL from the coding sequence ATGCAGACACTGACAGGCGTGGGGGTGTGCGCGGGCCGCGTCATCGGCGAGCTCGTGAGCATGCCGGAGCCGGTCTCCGAGCCGGCCGCGGGGCTGATGCTGCGGGACGAGGAGCCCGAGGCGGCGGTGGCCCGGCTGCACACGGCCGCCGCCGCGGTCAAGGCCGAGCTCAAGCGCCGCGCCGAGGTGGCGACCGAGAAGGACGCCGCGGACGTGCTCAAGTCCACCGCGCTCATGGCGGGGGACAAGGCACTGCTGAAGAACGCCGCGAAGCTCGTCAACGGCAAGGGGCTCGCCCCCGAGCGCGCCCTGTGGGAGGCCGCGAGCGACTACGCGGACCAGATGCGCGCCCTGGGCGGGTACATGGCCGAGCGCGCCGCGGACATCGAGGACGTCCGGGCGCGGCTCGTGTCCCAGCTCCAGGGGCTGCCCATGCCGGGCGTGCCGCAGCGGGACGTCCCGTTCGTGCTGACCGCCGAGGACCTCGCGCCCGCCGACACGGCGACCCTGGACCCAGAGATGGTCCTGGCCCTCGTCACCTCCGGCGGCGGCCCGCAGTCCCACACGGCCATCCTGGCCCGCAACCTCGGGCTCCCCGCGGTCGTGGCGGCCCGGGGCGTCGAGGCGCTCGCCGACGGCACCCGCGTGTTCGTGGACGGCGCCACCGGTGAGATCCGCACCGAGCCCGGCGCGGACGAGCAGGAGCTCGTGGAGGCCTGGGTGCGCAGCGCCGCGGCGCGCGAGGCCTTCGACGGCCGCGGCGTGCTCTCGGACGGCACCGAGATCCCGCTGCTGGCCAACGTGGGCACCCCCGAGGACGCCCGCACGGCGGCCGCGGCCGGGGCCCAGGGCGTGGGGCTGCTGCGCACCGAGTTCTGCTTCCTGGGCCGGGACAAGGAGCCCTCGGTCGAGGAGCAGGTGGAGCAGTACACCGCGATCCTCGAGTCCTTCGCCGGCAAGAAGGTCGTGGTCCGCACGCTCGACGCCGGGGCGGACAAGCCGCTGCCCTTCCTCACCGACACCGCCGAGCCGAACCCCGCGCTCGGGGTCCGGGGCTACCGCACGGACCGCTCCGTGCCGGGCGTGCTCGCCCGGCAGCTCGAGGCGATCGCGCTGGCGGAGAAGGCCACGGACGCGGACGTGTGGGTCATGGCGCCGATGATCGCCACGCCCTCCGAGGCCCGGGACTTCGCCGTGATGGCGACCGCCGCAGGCCTGCGGGTGCCCGGGGTCATGGTCGAGACGCCGTCCGCGGCCGTCACCGCCGACCAGATCCTGCGCCACGTCAAGTTCGTGTCCCTGGGCACCAACGACCTGACCCAGTACACGATGGCCGCCGACCGGATGATGGGCTCCCTCGCGGAGCTCAACAACCCGTGGCAGCCCGCCGTGCTGCGGATGATCCGGTACACCGTGGAGGGCGCCCGCCGGGCCGAGTCCGAGGGCGCCGGTCCGCGCAACGTGGGCGTCTGCGGCGAGGCCGCGGCCGACCCCGCGCTCGCCGTGGTGCTCGTGGGCCTCGGGGTGCACACCCTGTCCATGAGCCCCCGCGGACTGGCCGCGGTCGCCGCCGTGCTGCGCAGCGTCGACCTCGCCACCGCCCAGGCCCTCGCCGAGGTCGCGATCGAGCAGCCCAGCGCGGAGGAGGCCGCCGCCGCCGTGCGGACCGAGCTCAGCGTGCTCGCCGAGCTCGGCCTCTGA